The Campylobacter sp. RM10537 genome has a segment encoding these proteins:
- a CDS encoding DMT family transporter codes for MKFYFLIIILSAFLDILANLLLKKSNGFKYKFWGIAAIFSAILAFFLLSFALKYVPLSIAYSTWGAIGIIGTCAGGWILYKEKLNKIGICGVFLTILAVILLNL; via the coding sequence GTGAAATTTTATTTTTTAATTATCATCTTATCTGCATTTTTAGATATTCTTGCAAATTTATTACTTAAAAAATCCAATGGTTTTAAATATAAATTTTGGGGAATTGCTGCTATTTTTAGCGCCATCTTAGCTTTTTTTCTACTCTCTTTTGCTTTAAAATATGTGCCTTTAAGTATCGCATATTCGACTTGGGGTGCTATAGGAATTATCGGAACTTGTGCTGGAGGATGGATCTTATATAAAGAAAAATTAAATAAAATAGGAATTTGTGGCGTTTTTTTAACTATATTAGCTGTAATTTTGCTTAATCTTTAG
- the argS gene encoding arginine--tRNA ligase, whose protein sequence is MKSIIFNEIKKVLGCDFILENPKDKNLAHFATPLAFSLAKELKKSPMIIANDLAQKFQNHHCFEKVEAINGYLNFRISKNFLNELASQALKNPHEFAKDNGKTQTFLLEYVSANPTGPLHIGHARGAIFGDTLARVAKHLGYKFDTEYYVNDAGNQIYLLGLSVLLSVKEKILKEEVEYPEQYYKGDYISDLAKKAYEEFGKDFFKEENIPSLSDWAKDKMLILIKQNLDQAKIKIDNYVSEKSYYNALDATLKALKQHQGIYEKEGKIWLASSLKGDEKDRVIIREDGRGTYLAADIVYHKDKMSRSYDKCINIWGADHHGYIPRMKAAMDYLGFNPDNLEIILAQMVSLLKDGEPYKMSKRAGNFILMSDVLNEIGADALRYIFLSKRCDTHLEFDVSDLQKEDNSNPVFYINYAHARIHQVFAKAGKSIADVIEADLQNLNQDGTNLLFEALNLKAILNDAFESRSLQKIPDYLKNLAASFHKFYNENKVVGSENEKSLLKLFALVALSIRTAFALMGIEAKNRMDH, encoded by the coding sequence TTGAAAAGTATTATTTTTAACGAGATTAAAAAAGTTTTAGGATGTGATTTTATTCTTGAAAATCCTAAGGATAAAAATTTAGCGCATTTTGCTACTCCTTTAGCTTTTTCTTTAGCTAAAGAGTTAAAAAAATCTCCTATGATTATAGCTAATGATTTAGCACAAAAATTTCAAAATCATCATTGTTTTGAAAAAGTTGAAGCTATTAATGGTTATCTTAATTTTAGAATTTCAAAAAACTTTTTAAATGAACTTGCTAGTCAAGCTTTAAAAAATCCACACGAATTTGCTAAAGATAATGGTAAAACTCAAACTTTTTTACTTGAATACGTAAGTGCAAATCCTACAGGCCCTTTACATATAGGTCATGCAAGAGGAGCTATTTTTGGCGATACTTTAGCAAGAGTAGCAAAACATTTAGGTTATAAATTTGACACAGAGTATTATGTCAATGATGCGGGAAATCAAATTTATCTTCTTGGTCTTTCTGTTTTATTAAGTGTAAAAGAAAAAATTTTAAAAGAAGAAGTAGAATATCCAGAACAATACTATAAAGGCGATTATATCAGTGATTTAGCTAAAAAAGCTTATGAAGAATTTGGAAAAGACTTTTTCAAGGAAGAAAATATCCCTTCTTTATCAGATTGGGCAAAAGATAAAATGCTTATACTGATCAAACAAAATTTAGATCAAGCAAAAATTAAAATTGATAATTATGTAAGCGAAAAGTCTTATTACAATGCTTTAGATGCGACTTTAAAGGCATTAAAACAACATCAAGGTATTTATGAAAAAGAGGGAAAAATTTGGCTAGCTTCTTCTTTAAAAGGAGATGAAAAGGATCGTGTGATTATCCGTGAAGATGGTCGTGGAACTTATTTAGCTGCTGATATAGTATATCATAAGGATAAAATGAGTCGATCTTATGATAAATGCATCAATATTTGGGGAGCTGATCATCATGGATATATTCCTAGGATGAAAGCTGCAATGGATTATTTGGGTTTTAATCCAGATAATCTCGAAATTATTTTAGCGCAGATGGTTTCTTTGCTTAAGGATGGTGAACCTTATAAAATGAGCAAAAGAGCAGGAAATTTCATTTTAATGAGCGATGTTTTAAATGAAATTGGTGCAGATGCATTGCGTTATATATTTTTAAGTAAAAGATGCGATACTCATTTAGAATTTGATGTAAGCGATTTACAAAAGGAAGATAATTCTAATCCAGTTTTTTATATCAATTATGCCCATGCAAGAATACATCAAGTTTTTGCAAAGGCAGGTAAGAGTATTGCGGATGTAATTGAGGCTGATTTACAAAATTTAAATCAAGATGGAACTAATTTACTCTTTGAGGCTTTAAATTTAAAAGCTATTTTAAATGATGCTTTTGAGAGTCGATCTTTACAAAAGATTCCAGATTATCTAAAAAATCTAGCAGCAAGTTTTCATAAATTTTACAATGAAAATAAAGTAGTGGGTTCTGAAAATGAAAAGAGTTTGCTAAAATTATTTGCTTTAGTTGCTCTAAGCATAAGAACTGCTTTTGCCTTGATGGGAATTGAGGCAAAAAATAGAATGGATCATTAA
- a CDS encoding Sec-independent protein translocase subunit TatA/TatB — MGGWSSPSHWLIILLIVVLLFGAKKIPELAKGLGKGIKTFKDEMNSDDETVKNTQKIEEKQNKENNTSIDANIDETKKA; from the coding sequence ATGGGTGGTTGGTCAAGTCCTAGTCATTGGTTAATTATTTTATTAATTGTTGTGTTGCTTTTTGGAGCTAAAAAAATTCCAGAACTTGCAAAAGGTTTAGGTAAAGGTATTAAGACTTTTAAAGATGAAATGAATAGCGATGATGAAACGGTTAAAAATACTCAAAAAATCGAAGAAAAACAAAATAAAGAAAACAATACAAGTATTGATGCAAATATAGACGAAACAAAAAAAGCTTAA
- the gmk gene encoding guanylate kinase yields MKNFILLVSGPSGAGKSTLLKKLFEEFKSDLYFSISSTTRSPREGEKHGEHYYFASHKEFQEDIKKGYFLEWAKVHENFYGTSLRYTQDALNHGKIVVLDIDVQGYKIAKKKLQDKIVSVFITTKDKEELKQRLIKRNTDTIIQLEKRLENASDEMKELCEYDYLIINDKLDQSYEALRAILVAHRLRTKGQDLDRIQNIWNKGE; encoded by the coding sequence TTGAAAAATTTTATTTTATTAGTGTCTGGGCCTAGCGGAGCTGGCAAATCTACGCTTTTAAAAAAACTTTTTGAGGAATTTAAATCAGATTTATATTTTTCGATTTCATCTACAACTAGATCTCCAAGAGAAGGTGAAAAACACGGGGAACATTACTATTTTGCTAGCCATAAAGAATTTCAAGAGGATATAAAAAAGGGCTATTTCTTGGAATGGGCTAAGGTTCATGAAAATTTTTATGGGACTTCATTGCGATATACGCAAGATGCACTTAATCACGGAAAGATAGTTGTTCTTGATATAGATGTACAAGGATATAAAATAGCTAAAAAAAAGCTACAAGATAAAATTGTTTCTGTTTTTATCACAACAAAAGATAAAGAAGAATTAAAACAAAGACTTATTAAGCGAAATACTGATACAATAATACAACTAGAAAAAAGATTAGAGAATGCAAGTGATGAAATGAAAGAGCTTTGTGAGTATGATTATTTGATTATAAATGATAAACTTGATCAGAGCTATGAAGCATTACGAGCAATTTTAGTCGCCCATAGGTTAAGAACAAAAGGGCAAGATCTAGATCGAATTCAAAATATTTGGAATAAAGGAGAGTAA
- the fliR gene encoding flagellar biosynthetic protein FliR, whose protein sequence is MEFVNYLGDKNVATFMLLFARMSGLIVFFPFFSHNSIPIVIKITLALFLTMYLYPLAKLENLHLDSFFVIQLLSEVIFGMIAGLILQIIFAIIMMAGEQIAFIMGFTMANVLDPSSGTNMPITSQILHLIALLFFLAFNGHHLILLFLSYSLGYIDLGAFYPQENLMRYLNSGILNIFIIGFTMSFPILGISLLTDTIFGLLMKTMPQFNLLVIGYPIKIALGIIVLIVILIVMMEYFKDLILEAITHMQTLFFV, encoded by the coding sequence ATGGAATTTGTTAATTATCTTGGCGATAAAAATGTAGCCACCTTTATGCTCCTTTTTGCTAGAATGAGCGGGCTTATAGTTTTTTTTCCTTTTTTTTCTCATAATTCTATTCCTATAGTTATTAAAATAACTTTAGCTTTGTTTTTAACTATGTATTTATATCCTCTAGCAAAACTTGAAAATTTGCATTTAGATAGTTTTTTTGTGATTCAACTTTTAAGCGAAGTGATTTTTGGGATGATTGCAGGTTTAATATTGCAAATTATTTTTGCTATTATTATGATGGCTGGTGAACAAATTGCTTTTATCATGGGATTTACAATGGCTAATGTTTTAGATCCAAGTTCTGGCACAAATATGCCAATTACATCCCAAATTTTGCATTTAATTGCTTTATTGTTTTTTCTAGCCTTTAATGGGCATCATTTGATACTTTTATTTTTAAGTTATTCTTTAGGTTATATTGATTTAGGGGCTTTTTATCCTCAAGAAAATTTAATGCGTTATTTAAATTCGGGCATTTTAAATATTTTTATTATAGGTTTTACTATGAGTTTTCCTATACTTGGAATTTCTTTACTTACCGATACTATTTTTGGACTTTTAATGAAAACTATGCCGCAATTTAATCTTTTAGTAATTGGTTATCCTATTAAAATCGCTTTAGGAATTATTGTTTTAATAGTTATTTTGATTGTAATGATGGAGTATTTTAAGGATTTGATATTAGAAGCAATCACTCATATGCAAACTCTCTTTTTTGTCTAA
- a CDS encoding ABC transporter ATP-binding protein, whose amino-acid sequence MELLRAENLNHGFDYPLFENLNLTLKTQDCIAIEGSSGCGKSTLLHILSSLLQPNGGDVFYKDRNLYHLDENERLKIRRYDFGIIFQTHYLFKGFSALENIELASVLSHQKLDEKILEKLGIDKLLNQKIGKLSGGQQQRVSIARVLCKKPKIIFADEATGNLDFDNAKNVIELLISYAKENEAALFFVTHDHKLAKFCDQIYTLKLNGIC is encoded by the coding sequence ATGGAACTTTTAAGAGCGGAAAATTTAAATCATGGTTTTGATTATCCGCTCTTTGAAAATTTAAATTTAACTTTAAAAACTCAAGATTGTATAGCTATAGAGGGTAGTAGCGGTTGCGGAAAATCAACTCTTTTGCATATCCTTTCTTCTTTACTTCAACCTAATGGAGGCGATGTTTTTTATAAAGATAGAAATCTTTATCATTTAGATGAAAATGAAAGATTAAAAATTCGTCGTTATGATTTTGGTATTATTTTTCAAACACATTATTTATTTAAGGGCTTTTCTGCTTTAGAAAATATAGAACTTGCTAGCGTTTTATCTCATCAAAAATTAGATGAAAAGATTCTAGAAAAACTAGGCATTGATAAACTTTTAAATCAAAAAATAGGAAAATTAAGCGGTGGGCAACAACAACGTGTAAGTATAGCTAGAGTGCTTTGTAAAAAACCTAAAATTATATTTGCAGATGAAGCAACCGGAAATTTAGATTTTGATAATGCTAAAAATGTTATAGAGCTTTTAATAAGTTATGCTAAAGAAAATGAAGCTGCCCTGTTTTTTGTCACTCATGATCATAAACTCGCAAAATTTTGTGATCAAATTTACACTTTAAAACTAAATGGAATTTGTTAA
- the tsf gene encoding translation elongation factor Ts — translation MAEITAAMVKELRESTGAGMMDCKNALSETDGDFDKAVQLLREKGLGKAAKKADRLAAEGLVSVKVNDDFSSVTITEINSETDFVAKNDQFISLTKDTTAHIQNNSLQSVEELHSSIINGVKFEEYLKSQIATIGENLVVRRFATLKSSANGVVNGYIHTNGRIGVIIAAACDSAEIASKSRDFLKQICMHIAAMKPSYLSYEELDISFVESEYKALVAELEKENEERRRLKDPNKPELKIPKFASRKQLSEEILKQAEEDIKAELKAQGKPEKIWDNIIPGKMNSFIADNSQLDSKLTLMGQFYVMDDKKTIEQVIAEKEKELGGKIKIVEFIRFEVGEGLEKKTEDFAAEVAAQL, via the coding sequence ATGGCTGAAATTACTGCTGCAATGGTAAAAGAACTCCGTGAAAGCACAGGCGCGGGGATGATGGATTGTAAAAATGCTTTGAGTGAAACTGATGGAGATTTTGACAAAGCAGTTCAGCTTTTAAGAGAAAAAGGATTAGGTAAGGCTGCAAAAAAAGCCGACAGACTTGCCGCTGAAGGTTTAGTAAGTGTTAAAGTTAATGATGATTTTTCAAGCGTAACTATCACTGAAATCAATTCAGAGACCGACTTTGTAGCTAAAAATGATCAATTTATTTCTTTGACTAAAGATACAACAGCACACATTCAAAACAATAGCTTACAAAGTGTTGAAGAGCTTCATTCGAGCATAATCAATGGGGTAAAATTTGAAGAATATTTAAAAAGTCAAATTGCAACTATTGGTGAAAATTTAGTTGTAAGAAGATTTGCGACTTTAAAATCAAGTGCTAATGGTGTTGTAAATGGTTATATCCATACAAATGGACGTATAGGCGTTATTATTGCTGCTGCTTGCGATAGTGCTGAAATTGCTTCTAAATCAAGAGATTTTTTAAAACAAATTTGTATGCATATAGCAGCAATGAAACCAAGCTATTTAAGTTATGAGGAATTAGATATTTCTTTTGTTGAAAGTGAATATAAGGCTTTAGTTGCTGAACTTGAAAAAGAAAATGAAGAAAGACGCAGACTTAAAGATCCAAATAAACCAGAGCTTAAAATACCTAAATTTGCAAGTAGAAAACAACTCAGTGAAGAAATTTTAAAACAAGCAGAAGAAGATATTAAAGCTGAACTTAAAGCACAAGGGAAACCTGAAAAAATTTGGGATAATATTATCCCTGGAAAAATGAACAGCTTTATCGCGGATAATTCTCAACTTGATAGCAAATTAACCTTAATGGGGCAATTTTATGTTATGGACGATAAAAAAACTATAGAGCAAGTTATTGCTGAAAAAGAAAAAGAATTGGGCGGTAAAATTAAAATTGTAGAATTTATTCGTTTTGAGGTTGGTGAAGGCTTAGAAAAGAAAACTGAAGATTTTGCTGCTGAAGTGGCTGCACAACTTTAA
- the rpsB gene encoding 30S ribosomal protein S2: protein MVSMRDLLECGVHFGHQTRRWNPKMKKFIFGERKGIYVIDLQKTLRYFRYTYNIVRDAAAEGKTILFVGTKKQAGGAIKEYAEKCGMPYVNHRWLGGMMTNFGTIRQSIRKLEVIEKMEEDGSIKLLTKKEALMLTRKKEKLLAYLGGIRHLKTQPDMIFVIDTVKEKIAVQEANKLKIPVVAPLDTNCDPDLVTYPIPGNDDAIRSVQLFCQEIAEAINEGKNLRDQDGEMPITQEEEITEEEKKEVLDEAMSEEDFKEEQE from the coding sequence ATGGTTAGCATGAGAGATTTATTAGAATGCGGTGTTCATTTTGGACATCAAACAAGAAGATGGAATCCAAAAATGAAGAAATTTATTTTTGGTGAAAGAAAAGGTATCTATGTTATAGATTTGCAAAAAACTTTGAGATATTTTAGATATACTTACAATATTGTTCGCGATGCTGCAGCCGAAGGTAAAACTATACTTTTTGTTGGAACAAAAAAGCAAGCCGGCGGGGCAATTAAAGAATATGCTGAAAAATGTGGTATGCCTTATGTCAATCACAGATGGTTAGGTGGTATGATGACCAATTTTGGCACTATTCGTCAATCAATTAGAAAATTAGAAGTTATAGAAAAAATGGAAGAAGATGGAAGTATCAAACTTTTAACTAAAAAAGAAGCTTTGATGCTTACAAGAAAAAAAGAAAAATTATTAGCCTATCTCGGAGGAATTCGTCATTTAAAAACTCAACCAGATATGATCTTTGTTATTGACACAGTTAAAGAAAAAATTGCTGTTCAAGAAGCAAATAAATTAAAAATTCCTGTTGTGGCGCCTCTTGATACAAATTGCGATCCTGATTTGGTAACTTATCCTATTCCAGGCAACGATGATGCGATTCGTTCTGTGCAACTTTTCTGTCAAGAAATCGCTGAAGCTATCAATGAAGGAAAGAATTTAAGAGATCAAGATGGTGAAATGCCAATTACGCAAGAAGAAGAGATTACAGAAGAAGAAAAAAAAGAAGTTTTAGATGAAGCTATGAGCGAAGAAGATTTTAAAGAGGAGCAAGAATAA
- a CDS encoding class I SAM-dependent methyltransferase codes for MFEKKLIKKILSKWNYGDFKVIFWDNDELIIGKKPSQFTLIFKEKIPLFNLFNDTSLVFAKHYMESKLDIEGNYDEIARVLYYFSNKHFLKNKEDVLSKITQKQESKNIKSHYDLGNDFYKLWLDETMSYSCAYFKNPNDTLYQAQINKINHTLKKLDLKKGEKLLDIGCGWGWLSIMAAQQYGVNVVGVTISEEQYKKAKERVKEFNLDDKVEIRLQNYQDLEFENYFDKVVSVGMFEHVGKENLGLYFMKIKQVLKPGGMMLLHSILSMFEGKTNAWIDRYIFPGGYLPSLREVIGVMSEWDFHLLLAESLRIHYAKTLDIWSQNFNQVLPEVRKKYDEKFIRMWDLYLRSCASAFRVGSVDLFQFLITKEINNELSPTKEYIYK; via the coding sequence ATGTTTGAAAAAAAATTAATTAAAAAGATTCTTTCAAAATGGAATTATGGTGATTTTAAAGTTATATTTTGGGATAATGATGAATTGATTATTGGAAAAAAACCTTCTCAATTTACTTTAATTTTTAAAGAAAAAATACCTTTATTTAATTTATTTAACGATACAAGTTTAGTATTTGCAAAACATTATATGGAGTCTAAGCTTGATATAGAGGGAAATTATGATGAAATAGCTAGAGTATTATATTATTTTTCAAATAAACATTTTTTGAAAAATAAAGAAGATGTTTTGAGTAAAATTACACAAAAGCAAGAAAGTAAAAATATTAAAAGTCATTATGATTTGGGAAATGATTTTTATAAATTATGGCTTGATGAAACTATGAGTTATTCTTGTGCTTATTTTAAAAATCCAAATGATACTCTTTATCAAGCACAAATTAATAAAATCAATCATACTTTAAAAAAGCTAGATTTAAAAAAAGGAGAAAAACTTTTAGATATAGGTTGTGGTTGGGGATGGCTTTCTATTATGGCTGCACAACAATATGGCGTTAATGTTGTTGGAGTGACTATTTCTGAAGAGCAATATAAAAAAGCAAAAGAAAGGGTTAAAGAATTTAATCTTGATGATAAAGTTGAAATAAGATTGCAAAATTATCAAGATTTAGAATTTGAAAATTATTTTGATAAGGTTGTATCTGTAGGTATGTTTGAGCATGTAGGTAAGGAAAATTTAGGACTTTATTTTATGAAGATTAAACAAGTATTAAAACCAGGTGGAATGATGCTTTTACATTCTATTTTATCTATGTTTGAAGGTAAAACTAATGCTTGGATTGATCGATATATTTTTCCAGGAGGATATTTACCTTCTTTAAGAGAAGTTATTGGTGTGATGAGCGAATGGGATTTTCATCTTCTTTTAGCGGAGAGTTTGAGAATACATTATGCTAAAACTTTAGATATATGGAGTCAAAATTTCAATCAAGTTTTACCAGAAGTTAGAAAAAAATATGATGAAAAATTTATCAGAATGTGGGATTTATATTTAAGATCTTGTGCTTCAGCTTTTCGCGTGGGTAGTGTAGATTTATTTCAATTTTTAATTACAAAAGAAATTAATAACGAATTAAGCCCAACTAAAGAATATATCTATAAGTAA
- a CDS encoding c-type cytochrome — MREIKIFLIVVIFAGIVYWGVEPYAHSVMKPHVAPANFNFSAEDLNYAKSILAQKEVALNDAKKANDTKRIESAQKELDKAKEDLNQVKTLWDKVAKIDLSKGNVAKGKEFFTENCASCHGLKEDNITSPVADSSAFGVIPPDLSAAGVIFDDKFLAALVINPSVALKVYHKFGDNFPMPPYQDTPEVMDANIANVVAYLKEMGNKFETNEDIAIKKEIETKYQKMANSPEKTALINKDITFAKDKATFIEACGRCHDVKYDNFFTPSKHSDLKTYLGSIPPDLSMMIRSRGEQYLHDFINDTQKLLPGTAMPRVGLTESAQAKVISYIEKVGDSKKEEREKTGIYIMIFFVILSVFAIGWKRSVWSKLH; from the coding sequence ATGAGAGAAATTAAAATATTTTTAATAGTAGTAATTTTTGCAGGAATTGTATATTGGGGTGTTGAACCTTATGCTCATTCTGTAATGAAGCCACATGTTGCTCCTGCTAATTTTAATTTTTCTGCAGAAGATTTAAATTATGCTAAAAGCATCTTAGCTCAAAAAGAAGTAGCTTTAAATGATGCAAAAAAGGCAAATGATACTAAAAGAATTGAAAGCGCTCAAAAAGAACTTGACAAAGCAAAAGAAGATTTAAATCAAGTTAAAACTCTTTGGGATAAAGTTGCAAAAATAGATCTTAGCAAAGGTAATGTAGCTAAAGGTAAAGAATTTTTTACTGAAAATTGTGCAAGTTGTCACGGTTTAAAAGAAGATAATATTACATCACCAGTAGCTGATTCTTCTGCTTTTGGAGTTATTCCTCCTGATTTAAGTGCTGCTGGGGTTATTTTTGATGATAAATTTTTAGCTGCTTTAGTGATAAATCCATCAGTAGCTTTAAAGGTATATCATAAATTTGGAGATAATTTTCCAATGCCTCCTTATCAAGATACTCCAGAAGTTATGGATGCTAATATAGCTAATGTAGTTGCTTATCTTAAAGAAATGGGAAATAAATTTGAAACTAATGAAGATATAGCAATTAAAAAAGAAATAGAGACTAAATATCAAAAAATGGCAAATAGTCCTGAAAAAACTGCTTTAATCAATAAAGACATTACGTTTGCTAAAGATAAAGCTACTTTTATAGAAGCTTGCGGTCGTTGTCATGATGTAAAATATGATAATTTTTTCACTCCTTCAAAACATAGTGATTTAAAAACTTATTTAGGTTCAATACCGCCTGATCTTTCAATGATGATTAGATCTCGTGGAGAACAATATCTTCATGATTTTATCAATGATACTCAAAAATTACTTCCAGGAACTGCTATGCCAAGAGTTGGTTTAACAGAATCTGCTCAAGCTAAGGTTATTTCTTATATTGAAAAAGTAGGTGATAGCAAAAAAGAAGAAAGAGAAAAAACAGGAATTTATATTATGATATTCTTCGTTATTTTAAGTGTATTTGCTATAGGCTGGAAACGCTCAGTTTGGTCTAAACTTCATTAA
- a CDS encoding cytochrome b, which yields MAHIRKANGLIDWLDQRLAVHKLFDVLMVKYWIPKQINFLWAMGVILTTLFAVLFVTGLLLVMYYKPDTALAFDSVNKTIMQEVDYGWLWRHMHGVAASVIFLIIYIHMFTGIYYGSYKRGREMIWVSGMLLFVVFSAEAFSGYMLPWGQMSYWAAQVITNLFGGIPFIGPELVIWIRGDYAVSDPTLTRFFMLHVCLLPIVIISIIAFHFYSLRIPHVNNEISEELDFDLEAEKYMAGDTRNSKVIPFWPGFLSKDFMYICLFMIFFFYLVCFKFEFAMDPINFDPADALKTPPHIYPEWYFLWSYEVLRGFFFDIGGIKAFNIGLAAFGIAQVIFFLLPWLDRSEVVKPAHERPLFFIWFWILLIDMIVLTIYGKLPPTGVNAWVGFYASIVFLLLLLVILPIITIMERKGAK from the coding sequence ATGGCACACATTAGAAAAGCAAATGGCTTAATAGATTGGCTTGATCAAAGATTAGCTGTCCATAAATTATTTGATGTTTTAATGGTAAAATACTGGATTCCTAAACAAATTAATTTTCTTTGGGCAATGGGTGTTATTTTAACAACACTTTTTGCAGTACTTTTTGTAACAGGTCTTTTACTTGTAATGTATTATAAACCTGATACTGCTCTTGCTTTTGATAGCGTAAATAAAACAATTATGCAAGAGGTTGATTATGGTTGGTTATGGCGTCATATGCATGGTGTAGCTGCTTCTGTAATCTTTTTAATCATTTATATTCATATGTTTACTGGAATTTATTATGGTTCTTATAAACGCGGTAGAGAAATGATTTGGGTAAGTGGTATGCTTCTTTTTGTTGTGTTTTCAGCTGAAGCTTTCAGTGGCTATATGCTTCCTTGGGGGCAGATGAGTTATTGGGCTGCACAAGTTATTACTAATCTTTTTGGAGGAATTCCTTTTATAGGTCCTGAACTTGTAATTTGGATTCGTGGAGATTATGCTGTTTCTGATCCAACTTTAACAAGATTTTTTATGCTTCATGTTTGCTTACTTCCTATAGTGATTATTTCAATTATTGCTTTCCATTTTTATTCTTTAAGAATTCCACATGTAAATAATGAAATTTCTGAAGAATTGGATTTTGATTTAGAAGCTGAAAAATATATGGCAGGTGATACTAGAAATTCAAAAGTTATTCCTTTTTGGCCAGGATTTTTATCTAAAGATTTTATGTATATTTGTTTATTTATGATTTTCTTCTTTTATTTAGTTTGTTTTAAATTCGAATTTGCTATGGATCCTATTAATTTTGATCCAGCGGATGCGCTTAAAACTCCACCTCATATTTATCCAGAATGGTATTTTTTATGGAGTTATGAGGTTTTAAGAGGATTTTTCTTTGATATAGGCGGTATTAAAGCTTTCAATATCGGTTTAGCAGCTTTTGGTATAGCTCAAGTAATCTTTTTCTTGCTTCCTTGGCTTGATAGAAGTGAAGTAGTAAAACCGGCTCATGAGAGACCTTTATTTTTTATTTGGTTTTGGATTTTACTAATAGATATGATTGTTTTAACTATTTATGGTAAGTTGCCTCCAACGGGTGTAAATGCTTGGGTAGGATTTTATGCTTCTATTGTATTTTTATTATTGCTTCTAGTTATCTTACCTATAATTACTATTATGGAAAGAAAAGGAGCTAAATAA
- the petA gene encoding ubiquinol-cytochrome c reductase iron-sulfur subunit: MATSESRRSFMGVAFGTVAAVGGVFSLVAMKKTWDPLPSVKAAGFTTVDLSGMQAGELRTIEWRKKPIFILKKDASMAKDPKRDVVVDNAAYTVVIGLCTHLGCIPAYHPSEQIFKCACHGGEFDTSGKNIFGPPPRPLDIPPFKIEGTKLVLGEEGPEYKKMTKEA; encoded by the coding sequence ATGGCTACATCTGAAAGCAGAAGAAGCTTTATGGGAGTTGCATTTGGAACAGTAGCTGCTGTAGGTGGTGTTTTTTCGCTTGTTGCGATGAAAAAAACTTGGGATCCGCTTCCAAGTGTTAAAGCTGCAGGTTTTACTACAGTAGATTTATCTGGAATGCAAGCTGGAGAGCTTAGAACGATAGAATGGAGAAAAAAACCTATTTTTATTTTAAAAAAAGATGCTAGTATGGCAAAAGATCCAAAACGCGATGTTGTAGTTGATAATGCAGCATATACTGTTGTTATAGGATTATGCACGCATTTGGGCTGTATTCCTGCGTATCATCCAAGTGAGCAAATTTTTAAATGTGCTTGCCATGGTGGGGAATTTGATACGAGTGGAAAAAATATTTTTGGGCCTCCTCCAAGACCTCTTGATATCCCTCCTTTTAAAATTGAAGGCACTAAACTTGTTTTAGGTGAAGAGGGACCAGAATATAAAAAAATGACCAAGGAGGCTTAA